Proteins from one Nicotiana tabacum cultivar K326 chromosome 23, ASM71507v2, whole genome shotgun sequence genomic window:
- the LOC107825853 gene encoding LOW QUALITY PROTEIN: putative aquaporin PIP-type pTOM75 (The sequence of the model RefSeq protein was modified relative to this genomic sequence to represent the inferred CDS: deleted 1 base in 1 codon), with translation MAENKEEDVKLGANKFRETQPLGTAAQTDKDYKEPPPAPLFEPGELSSWSFYRAGIAEFMATFLFLYITILTVMGLKRSDSLCSSVGIQGVAWAFGGMIFALVYCTAGISGGHINPAVTFGLFLARKLSLTRAVFYIVMQCLGAICGAGVVKGFMVGPYQRHGGGANVVNSGYTKGDGLGAEIIGTFVLVYTVFSATDAKRNARDSHVPILAPLPIGFAVFLVHLATIPITGTGINPARSLGAAIIYNTDQAWDDHWIFWVGPFIGAALAAVYHQIIIRAIPFHKSS, from the exons ATGgcagaaaacaaagaagaagatgtTAAGCTTGGAGCTAACAAATTCAGAGAAACACAGCCATTAGGAACAGCTGCTCAAACAGACAAAGATTACAAAGAGCCACCACCAGCTCCTTTGTTTGAACCAGGGGAGTTGTCATCTTGGTCTTTTTACAGAGCCGGAATTGCAGAATTTATGGCCACTTTCTTGTTCTTGTACATCACTATCTTGACTGTGATGGGTCTTAAGAGATCTGATAGTTTATGTTCTTCAGTTGGTATTCAAGGTGTTGCTTGGGCTTTTGGTGGTATGATCTTTGCTTTGGTTTACTGCACTGCTGGTATCTCAG GAGGACACATCAACCCAGCCGTGACCTTTGGATTGTTCTTGGCAAGGAAACTGTCCTTAACCAGGGCTGTTTTCTACATAGTGATGCAATGCCTTGGTGCAATCTGTGGTGCTGGTGTTGTC AAGGGTTTCATGGTAGGTCCATACCAGAGACATGGTGGGGGTGCTAATGTTGTTAACTCTGGTTACACCAAAGGTGATGGCCTTGGTGCTGAAATTATTGGCACTTTTGTCCTTGTTTACACTGTTTTCTCAGCTACTGATGCCAAGAGAAATGCCAGAGACTCACATGTTCCT ATTTTGGCACCACTTCCCATTGGATTCGCGGTGTTCTTGGTTCATTTGGCCACCATTCCCATCACCGGAACTGGCATCAACCCCGCTAGGAGTCTTGGAGCTGCGATCATCTACAACACAGATCAGGCATGGGACGACCAC TGGATCTTTTGGGTTGGACCATTCATTGGAGCTGCACTTGCTGCAGTTTACCACCAAATAATTATCAGAGCCATTCCATTCCACAAGTCTTCTTAA